A single Leishmania infantum JPCM5 genome chromosome 14 DNA region contains:
- a CDS encoding putative protein kinase: protein MRPNGEERPTVALSQNIMSVYEAINTLFYQERQLLLTAPAKYAARKYEDAAGHYLPYPGEEIAERYVVREVIGKGSFGTVLHCVDQKYHEAVAVKVIRSGPYFESQGWFEAQVVAHLNNDPALQNLVVQLRKVFLWKGHMVLVFEPLSFSLYRLITLTKYNGVSLDLTRKFAYQMIKVLLVLEQHQPPIIHCDLKPENVLLRDPSRSEVRVIDFGSACYQQQQKWSPPPAQVVLPSTSPSSSPGPPWDSVAEGPSGGVKPTAAADDDDSSAPQSPPKGPQQRHQATAGSTTASVDAALASGVAAPTAEGADTVEKASDAAPAAAAAAGTATGDNRRGDIIMPKYIQSRYYRSPEVILELGYTTAIDRWSLGCFLVEMHTGVPLFPGKNEGDMVAYFTSILGPLPDYMIAASPKRTQLYYTCHSEPSTKSGGGELAHGVATAGAGPAEDAPPGLTPMSSAPGHAMGSPFFLRAPRVEGEGAAAAAVPGSGSNSPPLSLEEILGVHKGGPRGCRAGQPGHDESAYEVFCDFIHKLLQYDPRKRVSCQQAIQHPFLEPIRALKSRSAAPPSAAPGTGGGNTEAGSAPPPPLPGPPQ from the coding sequence ATGCGCCCCAACGGCGAGGAGCGGCCGACAGTGGCCCTCTCACAGAACATCATGTCCGTCTACGAAGCCATCAACACCCTCTTCTACCAGgagcgccagctgctgctgacggcgccggccAAGTACGCGGCGCGCAAGTACGAGGACGCCGCGGGGCACTACTTGCCGTACCCCGGCGAAGAGATCGCGGAGCGGTACGTGGTGAGGGAGGTGATCGGCAAGGGCAGCTTCGGCACTGTGTTGCACTGCGTTGACCAAAAGTACCACGAGGCTGTCGCCGTCAAGGTGATCCGCAGCGGCCCCTACTTTGAGAGCCAGGGCTGGTTTGAGGCGCAGGTAGTGGCGCACCTGAACAACGacccggcgctgcagaacctcgtcgtgcagctgcgcaaggtCTTCTTGTGGAAGGGTCATATGGTGCTGGTCTTTGAGCCGCTCAGTTTCAGTCTCTACCGCCTCATCACATTGACGAAGTACAACGGCGTCAGCCTCGACCTCACCCGCAAGTTCGCCTACCAGATGAtcaaggtgctgctggtgctggagcagcaTCAGCCACCCATCATTCACTGCGACCTGAAGCCGGAGAACGTGCTACTGCGCGACCCGAGCCGCAGCGAGGTGCGCGTAATCGACTTTGGCTCCGCGTGCTaccagcaacagcaaaaatGGAGcccgccaccggcgcaggtggtgctgcccTCGACGTCGCCGAGCAGCTCGCCAGGGCCGCCCTGGGACTCGGTTGCTGAAGGCCCCAGTGGCGGGGTCaagcccaccgccgccgccgatgatgATGACAGTAGcgcgccgcagtcgccgccCAAAGGGCCGCAGCAACGACACCAGGCGACTGCAGGGTCGACCACCGCATCTGTcgatgcggcgctggcaagcggcgtcgcagcaccAACCGCTGAGGGGGCAGACACGGTGGAGAAAGCCAGTGACGCGgcccccgctgccgcggcggcggccggaACCGCCACTGGTGACAACAGGAGAGGGGATATTATCATGCCCAAGTACATCCAGTCGCGCTACTACCGCAGCCCGGAGGTCATCCTGGAGCTTGGCTACACAACGGCGATTGACCGCTGGTCCCTTGGCTGCTTCCTGGTGGAGATGCACACGGGGGTGCCCCTCTTCCCCGGCAAAAACGAGGGAGACATGGTAGCATACTTCACGTCCATCCTCGGTCCGCTGCCAGACTACATGATTGCAGCAAGCCCCAAGCGGACGCAGCTTTATTATACGTGCCATTCAGAGCCCTCCACcaaaagcggcggcggcgagctggCGCACGgtgtcgccaccgccggcgctggcccCGCAGAAGATGCCCCACCGGGGCTCACTCCGATGTCCAGCGCACCAGGTCACGCCATGGGCTCTCCTTTCTTCCTACGGGCCCCCCGAGTGGAGGGCGagggtgcggcagccgctgctgtgcccggcagtggcagcaacagcccgccgctctctctgGAAGAAATTCTTGGCGTGCACAAGGGCGGcccgcgcggctgccgcgctggcCAGCCGGGCCACGATGAGTCTGCCTACGAAGTCTTTTGCGACTTTATCCACAAGCTGCTCCAGTACGATCCGCGGAAGCGCGTGAGTTGCCAGCAGGCGATCCAGCACCCTTTCCTAGAGCCGATCCGGGCCCTCAAATcccgctccgctgcgccaccgtcggcaGCCCcgggcaccggcggcggcaacacgGAGGCGGGAagtgcaccgcctccgccattGCCAGGGCCTCCGCAGTAG
- a CDS encoding putative DNA excision repair protein, translating into MADDLASLQQQFGAFQDEEEMRMDVAARVVAQSSREALEDEERLKKSWRELEKAEHAVGELQLELSEAQLAVAQESSGLLGDAQRNKSSGPATPSPRRVSDIRFQLNAAERELKRADAAVRKLQKEVDQRQAARLAEAKRHEREEAEAERAAAAARAAAHPKAADVTTVARAKSATGRPVPLASSSSTILPRANTSVNGGALAGGSLSASPPTVMTTTRVLYRAPTHLKGITQSDYSGGEVLPSLSRVQVTRADIRSKQRRYQDDSEMEHYVERVTKRQRLEAVANEQRRLIALGNDGDTPSQSLSASIEKLAEARVKREGEQDGHAHQVKQESGGDDAAGAATPPVAAVAKARVAKKEAEGGERARRLPRAGVKVETGEEEGAHDVIDVDALMEADDDAAVAAAVSRVSTQLTGGYTQRSGKATPSISLSSQQQQQQRGRAGSASSATVSESEEVVWEMEEVTLLPGVRMDAAIYNRLLDYQQEGLLWLLTLHSRRTGGILGDEMGLGKTIQVAVMINALHHSGMLRGPVLIVAPMTVLRQWLAELHRWAPYVRSCVMHESSGSDTTRDSLLQSVQGTPAVVITTYAAMRVHCGLLHRTGFQYVILDEGHKISNPEAGATLAAKSFTTPHRLILSGSPIQNSLKELWCLFDFVRPGLLGTMSRFIDEFETPIALSRNARASPLSLATAVECAKALQTHIAPYLLRRLKRQVNTSLPPKYERVLRVPLTDKQLDQYLQVLSSPVVQGLFAQTAMYGSRNGGLDRDGRDSTGSLHVAGPRAKMASRRHNSGVRLESFRVMNQLRQICNHADIYAVQQGADEEDRMMLGRRGAAAKLSAISAARPGQHRSFRSNNPVDLLGSGKLNALLMMLKEWQSFGHRVLVFSQTRMMLDIIENMCEQQAYRYIRMDGATNSHYRQELMDRFNEDVSIFVALLTTRVGGIGVNLIGADRVVIFDPDWNPITDVQARERAWRIGQKREVCVYRLITSGSVEESILRRQLAKMYVTDKVLKDPELQRFFDVQDGFMESLLLGSEYANRVPVDKRYLLAAHHLHSVSAGDRDRAPGRDRHAALGGEYGNAVPGVDDDDNTDSDVSEGNIGVAGSKGEQPRKERDFGMLVPLKDEGGIDDVGADPDDTGGADEDGSPVGIPGMGDRNKKTSKGKEVWRETQMLQKLVDCQDVSVAGHDRVAHRLARKKAEDMIRRVSSSALTAEAMREQQRQYSLLQAIGEKKAKEAADREEKARYYREEIAAAAAAARKRRHE; encoded by the coding sequence ATGGCCGACGATTTGGCGTCACTGCAGCAACAGTTCGGCGCCTTTCAAGATGAGGAAGAGATGCGCATggacgtggcggcgcgcgtcgTCGCTCAGTCCTCGCGAGAAGCGctcgaggacgaggagcggCTCAAGAAGAGCTGGCGCGAGCTGGAAAAGGCGGAGCACGCTGTGGGGGAGCTGCAACTAGAGTTgagcgaggcgcagctggcggttgCACAGGAATCGTCCGGGTTGCTGGGTGATGCGCAGCGCAACAAGTCATCCGGTccggcgacgccgtcaccgcgGCGGGTTTCCGACATCCGCTTCCAGCTCAACGCAGCGGAGCGCGAGCTCAAGCGCGCtgacgcggcggtgcggaaACTTCAAAAAGAGGTCGACCAACGCCAAGCTGCGCGGCTTGCCGAAGCGAAACGGCACGAGCGGGAGGAAGCAGAGGCagagcgcgcggcagccgcggcccgagccgcagcgcatccGAAGGCAGCCGACGTCACAACAGTCGCGCGGGCAAAAAGCGCCACCGGCCGACCTGTGCCTCTCGCGTCATCGTCCTCAACTATACTCCCACGCGCAAACACGAGCGTGAACGGGGGTGCGCTGGCGGGTGGAAGCCTTTCAGCGTCACCGCCAACTGTCATGACCACGACGCGCGTGCTGTATCGAGCGCCGACTCACCTGAAGGGTATCACGCAGAGCGACTACAGCGGTGGTGAAGTGCTGCCCTCGCTGAGCCGGGTGCAAGTGACGCGCGCGGACATCCGctcgaagcagcgccgctaccAGGACGACTCAGAGATGGAGCACTACGTTGAGCGCGTCACCAAACGACAGCgactggaggcggtggcaaATGAGCAGCGTCGGCTGATTGCCCTGGGCAACGACGGTGACACGCCTTCGCAGTCGTTGTCGGCCTCGATCGAAAAGCTGGCCGAGGCGCGAGTCAAGAGGGAAGGTGAGCAAGACGGCCATGCGCATCAGGTGAAGCAAGAGTCTGGTGGTGAtgacgctgccggcgcagccacgCCACCAGTCGCAGCTGTAGCCAAGGCTCGAGTCGCGaagaaagaggcggagggcggcgagcgTGCCCGTCGCCTCCCGAGGGCAGGGGTGAAGGTGGAGAcaggggaagaggaaggggcacACGACGTGATTGACGTGGACGCACTCATGgaggccgacgacgacgcggcagtggcggcggcggtgagccGGGTCTCCACCCAGCTCACTGGCGGCTACACTCAACGTAGCGGGAAGGCCACGCCGTCTATATCGCTGagctcgcagcagcaacagcagcagcgggggcgCGCCGGCTCAGCATCGTCAGCGACCGTCtcggagagcgaggaagTTGTAtgggagatggaggaggtgacgctgctgcccggTGTGCGCATGGATGCCGCCATCTACAACCGCCTACTCGATTACCAGCAAGAGGGACTACTGTGGCTCCTCACCCTGCACTCCCGCCGCACGGGCGGTATCCTCGGCGATGAGATGGGCCTCGGCAAGACGATCCAGGTGGCAGTGATGATCAATGCCCTGCACCACTCCGGCATGCTGCGCGGGCCGGTGCTGATTGTGGCACCGATGACGGTGCTTCGTCAGTGGTtggcggagctgcaccgctggGCCCCCTACGTGCGCTCCTGCGTCATGCatgagagcagcggcagcgacacgaCGCGTgactcgctgctgcagtcaGTTCAAGGCACGCCAGCCGTGGTCATCACAACGTACGCGGCGATGCGAGTGCACTGCGGTTTGCTGCATCGCACGGGCTTCCAGTACGTCATCCTCGACGAGGGGCACAAGATTAGCAACCCAGAGGCTGGCGCGACGCTCGCAGCGAAGTCTTTCACGACGCCGCACCGACTGATCTTGAGTGGCAGCCCCATCCAAAActcgctgaaggagctgTGGTGTTTGTTTGATTTTGTACGCCCTGGCCTTCTCGGCACGATGAGTCGCTTCATCGACGAATTCGAGACGCCGATCGCGCTGAGCCGCAACGCGCGTGCGAGCCCGCTGTCGCTGGCAACAGCCGTTGAGTGTGCAAAAGCACTGCAGACCCACATCGCCCCGTACCTGCTTCGCCGGCTGAAGCGCCAGGTGAACACGTCTTTGCCGCCAAAGTAcgagcgcgtgctgcgagTGCCGCTTACGGACAAGCAGCTCGACCAGTATCTGCAGGTGCTGTCCTCGCCAGTGGTGCAGGGACTCTTTGCGCAGACAGCAATGTACGGCTCGCGCAACGGTGGCCTCGACCGCGACGGGCGTGATAGCACTGGCTCCCTGCACGTGGCGGGGCCGCGGGCAAAGATGGCGTCTCGCCGCCACAACAGCGGCGTGCGGCTGGAGTCGTTCCGTGTCATGAATCAGCTGCGGCAAATCTGCAACCACGCCGACATCTACGCCGTGCAGCAAGGcgcggacgaggaggaccgCATGATGCTTGGCCGtcgtggcgcggcggcgaagctgtCTGCTATTTCGGCAGCACGACCTGGTCAGCACCGCTCCTTCCGCAGCAACAACCCCGTCGacctcctcggcagcggGAAGCTGAACGCGCTGCTCATGATGCTGAAGGAGTGGCAGTCGTTCGGccaccgcgtcctcgtcttcTCGCAGACTCGCATGATGCTCGATATTATCGAGAACATGTGCGAGCAGCAAGCCTACCGCTACATCCGCATGGATGGTGCGACGAACAGCCACTATCGGCAGGAGCTGATGGACCGCTTCAATGAAGACGTCTCCATCTTTGTCGCCTTGCTGACGACGCGcgtcggcggcatcggcgtcaACCTCATCGGCGCCGACCGCGTCGTCATTTTCGACCCGGACTGGAACCCGATCACGGACGTTCAGGCGCGTGAGAGGGCCTGGCGTATCGGCCAGAAGAGAGAAGTGTGCGTCTACCGCCTTATCACGAGTGGCAGCGTCGAGGAGTCGatcctgcggcggcagctggcgAAGATGTACGTGACGGACAAGGTGCTGAAGGATCCGGAGCTGCAACGCTTCTTTGACGTGCAAGACGGCTTCATGGAGAGCCTTCTGCTCGGTTCCGAGTACGCAAACCGCGTGCCGGTGGACAAGCGGTACTTACTGGCGGCGCACCACCTGCATAGCGTCTCGGCCGGCGACCGCGACCGCGCGCCTGGTCGGGACAGACACGCGGCGCTGGGGGGGGAGTATGGCAATGCGGTTCCTGGCGTTGACGATGATGATAACACCGACAGCGACGTGAGTGAAGGAAACATTGGCGTCGCGGGAAGCAAGGGGGAGCAGCCGAGAAAGGAGCGCGACTTTGGCATGCTGGTTCCTCTTAAGGACGAGGGCGGCATCGACGATGTCGGTGCTGACCCCGACGATACGGGAGGCGCGGACGAGGACGGCAGTCCAGTTGGCATCCCTGGCATGGGCGACAGAAATAAGAAGACGAGCAAGGGCAAGGAGGTGTGGCGTGAGACACAGATGCTGCAGAAGCTGGTGGATTGCCAGGACGTCTCTGTGGCAGGGCACGACCGCGTTGCGCACCGCCTGGCACGCAAGAAGGCAGAAGACATGATACGCCGCGTGTCCTCATCGGCGctcacggcggaggcgatgcgagagcagcagcgccagtaTAGCCTGTTGCAAGCTATtggggagaagaaggcgaaggaggcggcagaccgagaggagaaggcgcgctACTATCGTGAAGAgatagcagcagcagcagcagcggcgcggaaGCGTCGGCATGAGTAG
- a CDS encoding putative kinesin, which yields MKDVGGASSPLYDSDGDGIRSSSVGEPLRQDGLPLLSNARSVTTASKSVGLVRRDMATGFRIVVAARIRPFTELEVHQWRHERRAAAEEREDPATGRNGSTRSASRQPFGREHKSLNASLLVSTTHAGATPSHELRGVPPDVSQASPNVDGVPLPVVEVESNGRTIVLLDPQRPSLDTNAKAPVRNTFTYDYVYSSFTPRVELDSRPTGGLVLPSAPVPRAAGGEPYIIDDTTEDAFPARASRPQFSSHTLEQERRAEAEQVAIYEQLAIPLVDAALQGYNTCMFAYGQTGSGKTYTMMGTAQHPGLIPRLCQLLLSQVAMRNAEVYDGCAASPSTRAAAVVLQLSYMEIYNEQVRDLLKQRPKNAILRYRSRFDKKDMESGEFRTLKVRHHPSQGIYVEGLTTVPVSTWAECEAFLQHGNALRTQYSTAINAKSSRSHAIFQFQVTQREGTGSRVRGREVALETCSKINLVDLAGSERNTQSRATGKHLAEANSINASLSTLRRVLDGLVNNCGSCNPQALAGGGKVRKGAVIPYRESLLTYVLSDNLGGNSFTVMCANVSPSASNISETESTLRYATLARGVVNHARLNEAPTALIIREMRDQIKAMQEELRKAPNPAHVAELTEGILLSEQLLREMRGREKRYELRLQSSEAQQEELRKAVASHQAGEAYWRAEAQRQQEELESLRSALVAITTSSSTADAIGDKKARSTGRASKPCHASPPDLSLHLPQLNQGTDTNGARAASTLPFSADDRYLDGEAVGPTRSPSTAKKKQSAKRHMGLTRGDGRIRRHSAAAYAAATDFYSPGARKRKPSVGRGTPLSLIDLRENKCLAGAVLPHLRGGNFASAPCKAHRENSRLPPEGASQPLSRRSLSSERPQRSPHPPSQHPQRSRYSNRASIRRPSSKQNKGDRSRLTTSTTEEEAAETPFTVGGRSGLTALHNGGSGAVARDSDLDEAPSFYQTVTYLTAEGADLEGSSSVATPSCALSLKEGGEDDQVVLTADRSAGRQRPGQQRKPRGLDVLQLQQKRADTPQSSRCSPREEPEIEGEAATPTSSRRPTNSPGMSEACQAQAARGRHRSPVNVASAPNKKRAKASQAIGHKYSSSNRVADEDCRLSPSPPLPPQQQQASNGGGGSVRGAATADDRKTMHRQPAAVLPAEEESGEECQYVQIADDDDLKHAFEGESDGDVAPTASHPRTFSGDDDAGIESGCMSIFEGLIDMMPADSSRGCLGHHLPYATVAAAAESAVASAAAAVAPSPEHALYLSVGRKLKQNGRAQMHASGSPPSCDHHYSTVGALSPQSYW from the coding sequence ATGAAAGACGTGGGCGGCGCAAGCAGCCCGCTTTACGACAGTGATGGGGACGGCATCCGCAGCAGTAGTGTGGGCGAGCCCCTTCGTCAGGACGGCCTACCGTTGTTGTCCAATGCCCGCTCGGTCACAACGGCAAGCAAGAGCGTTGGGCTTGTCCGGCGAGATATGGCGACAGGCTTTCGCATCGTTGTCGCCGCTCGCATTCGCCCCTTCACTGAGCTAGAGGTGCACCAGTGGCGGCATGAGCGGCGTGCGGCCgcggaggagcgggaggacCCCGCGACAGGGCGGAACGGTAGCACGCGTTCAGCCTCGAGGCAGCCGTTCGGGCGGGAGCACAAGTCGCTTAATGCCTCATTGTTGGTTAGCACAACGCACGCTGGGGCCACGCCCTCGCATGAGCTTAGAGGTGTGCCTCCGGACGTGTCTCAGGCGTCGCCCAACGTCGACGGTGTGCCACTGCCCGTcgtggaggtggagagcaACGGACGAACCATAGTCCTGCTCGATCCGCAGAGACCGTCGTTGGACACGAACGCGAAGGCACCGGTGCGCAACACCTTCACGTACGATTACGTCTACAGCAGCTTCACGCCGAGGGTGGAGCTGGACTCAAGACCCACAGGCGGGCTCGTTTTGCCCTCGGCCCCAGTGCCGCGGGCAGCCGGTGGCGAACCGTACATCATCGACGACACGACGGAAGACGCGTTTCCTGCTCGCGCCTCGCGGCCACAGTTTTCGTCACACACACTGGAGCAAGAGCGCCGggcagaggcagagcagGTTGCCATCTACGAGCAGCTCGCCATCCCCTTGGtagacgcggcgctgcaggggtACAACACCTGCATGTTCGCCTACGGCCAGACAGGAAGCGGTAAAACGTACACCATGATGGGAACCGCGCAGCATCCAGGGCTGATCCCGCGGCTctgccagctgctcctctcGCAAGTCGCCATGCGCAACGCCGAGGTCTACGAtggctgcgcggcgtcgccgtccacGCGGGCTGCGGCCGTGGTACTGCAGCTTTCCTACATGGAGATCTACAACGAGCAGGTGCGCGATCTGCTCAAGCAGCGGCCCAAGAACGCCATCCTGCGCTACCGCAGCCGCTTCGACAAAAAGGATATGGAGAGCGGCGAGTTCCGCACGCTTAAGGTGCGCCATCACCCATCACAGGGCATCTACGTGGAAGGACTGACGACTGTACCGGTGAGCACGTGGGCCGAGTGCGAGGCGTTTCTTCAGCACGGTaacgcgctgcgcacgcaaTACAGCACGGCGATCAACGCGAAGTCGAGCCGCTCGCATGCAATTTTTCAGTTCCAAGTGACGCAGCGCGAGGGCACGGGAAGCCGCGTGCGGGGGCGCGAAGTGGCACTGGAAACGTGTAGCAAGATCAATCTCGTCGATCTGgccggcagcgagcgcaACACGCAGTCCAGGGCAACCGGCAAACACCTCGCAGAGGCAAACAGCATTAacgcttctctctccaccctGCGACGGGTGCTGGACGGACTGGTAAACAATTGCGGCAGCTGTAACCCGCAGGcgctcgctggcggcggcaaagTCAGAAAAGGTGCTGTCATCCCGTACCGGGAGAGCCTGCTGACGTACGTCCTCTCCGACAACCTCGGCGGCAACAGCTTCACCGTGATGTGCGCCAACGTCTCGCCCAGCGCGTCGAACATCAGCGAAACGGAGTCGACGCTGCGGTACGCCACGCTCGCACGAGGGGTCGTCAACCACGCGCGGCTGAACGAGGCGCCGACAGCCCTCATTATTCGCGAGATGCGCGATCAGATCAAGGCGATGCAGGAGGAGCTTCGGAAGGCCCCGAACCCGGCCCACGTCGCGGAGCTGACGGAGGGTATCCTGCTAAGCGAGCAACTTCTGCGCGAGATGCGAGGAAGGGAAAAGAGGTATGAGTTGCGGCTGCAGAGCagcgaagcgcagcaggaggagctgcggaAGGCAGTGGCGAGCCACCAGGCTGGGGAGGCGTACTGGCgtgcagaggcgcagcggcagcaggaagAATTGGAGTCGCTCCGCTCCGCCCTTGTGGCTATAACGaccagcagctccacggcAGACGCGATCGGCGACAAGAAAGCGAGGTCGACAGGGCGTGCGTCAAAGCCGTGCCATGCCTCACCACCGGATCTCTCGCTCCACCTTCCTCAGCTGAACCAAGGCACCGACACCAACGGTGCGAGAGCCGCGTCTACGCTGCCTTTTTCTGCCGATGATCGTTACCTTGACGGCGAAGCTGTCGGCCCCACGCGGAGCCCCTCGACGGCCAAGAAGAAGCAGTCGGCAAAGAGGCACATGGGGCTGACCCGTGGCGACGGCAGGATCAGAAGGCACTCCGCCGCGGCTTATGCGGCGGCAACAGATTTCTACTCGCCTGGGGCGCGCAAGCGTAAGCCGTCCGTGGGGCGTGGcacgccgctctctctcatcGACCTCCGCGAGAACAAGTGTCTCGCCGGTGCCGTGCTACCGCATCTCCGCGGGGGCAACTTCGCCAGTGCGCCGTGTAAGGCGCACCGCGAGAATAGTCGACTGCCACCAGAGGGggcgtcgcagccgctgtCGCGTCGTTCCCTGTCGAGtgagcggccgcagcggtcTCCACATCCACCATCccagcacccgcagcgcagccgctaTTCAAACAGAGCCTCCATCCGGAGGCCGTCGTCGAAACAAAACAAAGGTGACCGGTCGAGGCTCACGACAAGCaccacggaggaggaagcagcgGAGACACCCTTTACCGTCGGCGGACGCTCGGGGCTTACTGCGCTGCAtaacggcggcagcggcgctgttgCGAGGGATAGTGACTTGGATGAGGCGCCGTCCTTCTACCAGACCGTCACCTACCTGACTGCGGAAGGAGCCGACCtagagggcagcagcagcgttgcaACGCCATCATGTGCCTTGTCCCTCAAAGAGGGTGGCGAGGACGACCAGGTTGTGCTCACCGCCGATAGAAGCGCGGGTAGGCAGCGTCCTGGCCAGCAACGCAAACCTCGCGGCTTggacgtgctgcagctgcaacaGAAACGCGCAGACACCCCGcagagcagccgctgcagccctcGCGAAGAGCCAGAAATCGAGGGCGAGGCAGCCACTCCCACGTCCTCACGGCGGCCCACGAACTCGCCGGGGATGTCCGAAGCGTGTCAAGCTCAGGCGGCGCGTGGCCGTCACCGCAGCCCCGTCAATGTCGCGTCAGCGCCAAACAAGAAGAGAGCAAAGGCGAGTCAAGCCATAGGCCACAAATACAGCAGTAGCAACAGGGTGGCGGATGAAGATTGCCGGTTatcaccatcgccgccgttACCACCACAACAACAGCAGGCGagcaacggcggtggcggcagtgtCAGGGGAGCAGCAACGGCTGATGACCGCAAAACTATGCACCGGCAACCAGCCGCTGTGCTCCCCGCCGAGGAAGAGAGCGGTGAGGAGTGCCAGTACGTGCAGATCGCTGATGATGATGATCTGAAGCACGCGTTCGAAGGCGAGAGCGACGGTGATGTGGCGCCCACGGCATCGCATCCCCGAACCTTTagcggcgatgacgatgcCGGCATAGAGAGCGGCTGTATGAGTATTTTCGAGGGTCTCATCGACATGATGCCTGCCGACAGCTCACGTGGGTGTTTAGGGCACCATCTCCCCTACGCgaccgtcgctgctgccgcggagAGCGCGGTggcatccgcagcggcggcggtggcgccctcgccggagcatgCGCTCTACTTATCGGTTGGCCGGAAGCTAAAGCAGAACGGGAGGGCACAAATGCACGCGAGCGGGTCACCCCCGTCGTGTGATCATCACTACTCCACAGTGGGCGCACTGAGCCCTCAGTCGTACTGGTGA